One window from the genome of Microcebus murinus isolate Inina chromosome X, M.murinus_Inina_mat1.0, whole genome shotgun sequence encodes:
- the LOC105869383 gene encoding nuclear RNA export factor 2-like has product MRDVHEDPQVRHTPYTIRRNRRRVKCHHEDQIHITVWRDRKSPERSVGENTGGRTMESWFKVTIPYGIKYERTWLLNSIQSHCSVPFTPVDFHYFKNRAQFFVQDAGAASALKDVSHKVCDEQNRKISIFVGPSVVPYSVQNKLKPKQMEQLKLTVNKRYDVSQQALDLQKLRFDPDLVGRDMDIILNRRNCMAATLQIIEMNFPELLSLNLRNNKLYRLDGLSDIIEKAPKVKILNLSKNELKSACELDKIKGLKLEELWLEGNPLCRTFPDQSTYISAIRDCFPKLLCLDGRELSPPIITDTEVPELVKSCQESHKGSETLKSLVLQFLQQYFLIYDSGDRQSLLDAYHEEACFSLTIPFNPEDPASSNLCEYLKESRNLKMLKDPYLRRQLLKHTKRDIVDSLSELPKTQHDLSSFLVDVWFQAERMLCFSVSGVFKEVEGKCQDSVLAFTRTFIATPAGNSSVCIVNDELFVRDTSSKETQSTLSIPLSTPCSLPVPALSQEQQEMVLAFSTQSGMKLEWSQKCLQDNEWNYTRAGQIFTLLQAAGKIPEEAFQQIS; this is encoded by the exons ATGAGGGATGTCCACGAGGACCCCCAAGTAAGACA cACTCCTTATACCATCCGACGCAACAGGAGGAGAGTGAAATGCCATCACGAAGACCAAATCCATATCACTGTGTGGAGAGATAGAAAATCTCCAGAGAGATCAGTGGGGGAGAACACAGGAGGCAGAACCATGGAGAGCtggttcaaggtcaca ATTCCTTACGGGATAAAGTATGAGAGGACATGGCTCCTGAACTCAATCCAGAGCCATTGCAGTGTCCCCTTCACACCGGTCGAT TTCCACTACTTTAAAAATAGGGCCCAGTTCTTTGTCCAGGATGCCGGTGCTGCCTCTGCATTGAAGGATGTCAGCCACAAGGTTTGCGATGAGCAGAACCGAAAG ATATCTATCTTTGTCGGTCCTTCTGTTGTACCCTACTCTGTGCAAAATAAGTTGAAGCCAAAACAAATGGAGCAGCTAAAG CTGACCGTGAACAAACGATATGATGTCTCCCAGCAAGCTCTTGACCTCCAGAAGCTCCGTTTTGACCCAG ACTTGGTGGGGCGTGATATGGACATAATCCTGAATCGAAGAAACTGCATGGCTGCCACCCTGCAGATCATTGAGATGAATTTCCCTGAG TTATTGTCCTTGAACTTGCGCAACAACAAACTGTACCGGCTGGATGGCCTGTCTGACATTATAGAGAAGGCTCCCAAAGTCAAGATCCTGAACCTCTCCAAAAATGAG CTGAAGTCGGCATGCGAGTTGGACAAGATCAAAGGGCTGAAGCTGGAAGAGCTGTGGCTGGAAGGGAACCCCTTGTGCCGCACCTTCCCAGACCAGTCCACATACATAAG TGCCATCCGGGATTGTTTCCCCAAATTGTTATGCCTG GATGGCAGAGAGTTATCTCCACCAATTATCACTGACACTGAAGTCCCTGAGTTAGTAAAATCCTGCCAG GAAAGCCATAAAGGATCTGAGACCCTAAAGAGTCTAGTCCTGCAATTCCTGCAGCA GTATTTCTTGATCTATGATTCTGGAGACCGACAGAGTCTCCTGGATGCTTACCACGAGGAGGCCTGCTTCTCCTTGACCATTCCCTTCAACCCCGAGGACCCAGCTTC GAGCAACTTGTGCGAGTACTTGAAGGAAAGCAGGAATCTGAAAATGCTCAAGGACCCCT ACCTGCGGAGACAGCTGCTGAAGCACACAAAACGTGACATCGTGGACTCCCTCAGCGAGTTGCCCAAAACTCAGCATGACCTCAGCTCCTTCCTGGTGGACGTGTGGTTCCAGGCG GAAAGGATGCTCTGCTtctctgtcagtggggtgttcaaGGAAG TGGAAGGAAAGTGTCAGGATTCTGTTCTTGCTTTCACCCGGACCTTCATCGCGACCCCTGCCGGAAATTCCAG TGTGTGCATCGTGAATGATGAGCTGTTTGTGAGGGACACCAGCTCCAAAGAGACCCAGAGCACCTTGTCCATTCCACTGTCCacaccctgctccctccctgtgcCTGCCCTCTCCCAGGAGCAGCAGGAAATGGTGCTGGCTTTCTCCACCCAGTCTGGGATGAAACTCGAGTGGTCTCAGAA